The proteins below come from a single Candidatus Bathyarchaeia archaeon genomic window:
- the cysE gene encoding serine O-acetyltransferase — MTRGFMDYLDSIMRRDPAASSRLEVLLCYPGLHAVLAHKVAHKLWVKGFKLLARLISHLNRFFTGIEIHPGAEIGSNFFIDHGMGVVIGETAVIGNNVTMYQGVTLGGTSMEKRKRHPTVEDDVVIGAGAKVLGNIVIGAGSKIGGGSVVVESCPPNSIVVGVPGRPVPRGKPRPIIDLEHGELPDPVVEALNRLNERIICLEEKVKTLEKGLKLGVPKA; from the coding sequence ATGACCAGAGGATTCATGGATTACTTAGACTCCATAATGAGAAGGGATCCTGCCGCTAGTAGCAGACTGGAGGTGCTGTTATGTTATCCTGGACTACACGCCGTTCTCGCTCACAAGGTCGCCCACAAGCTATGGGTCAAGGGGTTTAAACTACTGGCGAGGCTGATTTCCCACCTGAACAGATTTTTTACAGGAATAGAGATTCACCCCGGCGCGGAAATCGGCTCCAACTTCTTCATTGACCATGGAATGGGAGTGGTGATAGGTGAAACCGCCGTAATCGGGAACAATGTGACCATGTATCAGGGCGTAACCTTGGGAGGGACCAGTATGGAGAAGAGAAAGAGGCATCCCACCGTCGAGGACGATGTGGTGATTGGAGCTGGAGCCAAGGTTTTAGGCAACATCGTGATTGGGGCTGGATCAAAAATCGGCGGTGGATCCGTTGTGGTGGAGTCATGTCCACCTAACTCAATAGTGGTAGGGGTCCCCGGTAGACCTGTTCCCAGAGGGAAGCCTAGGCCCATAATAGATTTAGAGCACGGCGAATTGCCAGACCCAGTTGTAGAAGCGTTGAACAGGCTTAATGAACGCATAATATGCTTGGAGGAGAAGGTTAAAACCTTGGAGAAGGGGTTAAAGCTAGGAGTCCCCAAGGCTTAG